One genomic window of Panicum hallii strain FIL2 chromosome 6, PHallii_v3.1, whole genome shotgun sequence includes the following:
- the LOC112896348 gene encoding probable E3 ubiquitin-protein ligase XERICO, which yields MGFPSVCYCVILPQPLILVLQLLDLLRHAVLLCLSSLGLAAPPAADDHPAYAAPPPDLWALPPSLQAAAAAPPPTPAAIKARLPAVRYADLLRARRAPAPATCAVCLGALEARHRVRELGNCAHAFHKACIDKWVDKGQATCPLCRALLLPGAPDDGAGASYSPFSF from the coding sequence ATGGGGTTCCCGTCTGTGTGCTACTGCGTGATCCTGCCGCAGCCGCTCATCCTGGTGCTGCAGCTGCTGGACTTGCTCCGGCACGCCGTCCTGCTCTGCCTCTCCTCGCttggcctcgccgcgccgccggccgccgacgACCACCCGGCCTACGCGGCCCCGCCGCCGGACCTCTGGGCGCTGCCGCCGTCCCtgcaggcggccgcggcggcgccgccgcccacgccggcCGCCATCAAGGCCCGCCTCCCCGCCGTCCGGTACGCCGACCTCCTCcgggcccgccgcgccccggcacCGGCCACGTGCGCCGTGTGCCTGGGCGCGCTCGAGGCGCGGCACCGCGTCCGCGAGCTCGGCAACTGTGCGCACGCCTTCCACAAGGCGTGCATCGACAAGTGGGTCGACAAGGGCCAGGCCACCTGCCCGCTCTGCCGCGCGCTCCTCCTCCCCGGCGCGCccgacgacggcgccggcgcctcCTACTCGCCCTTCTCCTTCTGA
- the LOC112897072 gene encoding caffeic acid 3-O-methyltransferase: MGSTAADVAAVADEEACMYALQLASSSILPMTLKNAIELGLLEALQKDPAAELAPEEVVARLPAAPANPDAAAMVDRMLRLLASYDVVRCRMEEGKDGKYSRRYAAAPVCKWLTPNEDGVSMAALALMNQDKVLMESWYYLKDAVLEGGIPFNKAYGMTAFEYHGTDPRFNRVFNEGMKNHSVIITKKLLEFYTGFEGVGTLVDVGGGIGATLHAITSHHPQIRGVNFDLPHVISEAPPFPGVQHVGGDMFKAVPAGDAILMKWILHDWSDAHCAAILKNCYDALPAGGKVIIVECILPVNPEATPKAQGVFHVDMIMLAHNPGGKERYEREFEELAKGAGFTGFKATYIYANAWAIEFTK, encoded by the exons atgggctccaccgccgccgacgTGGCCGCGGTCGCGGACGAGGAGGCGTGCATGTACGCGCTGCAGCTGGCGTCGTCCTCCATCCTGCCGATGACGCTCAAGAACGCCATCGAGCTGGGCCTGCTGGAGGCCCTGCAGAAGGACCCCGCGGCGGAGCTCGCgccggaggaggtggtggcgcggCTGCCCGCGGCGCCCGCCAACCCCGACGCGGCGGCCATGGTGGACCGCATGCTGCGCCTGCTCGCCTCATACGACGTCGTCAGGTGCCGGATGGAGGAGGGCAAGGACGGCAAGTACTCGCGCCGGTACGCCGCCGCGCCCGTGTGCAAGTGGCTCACCCCCAACGAGGACGGCGTCTCCATGGCCGCGCTCGCGCTCATGAACcaggacaaggtgctcatggAGAGCTG GTACTACCTGAAGGACGCCGTGCTGGAGGGCGGCATCCCGTTCAACAAGGCGTACGGCATGACGGCGTTCGAGTACCACGGCACGGACCCACGCTTCAACCGCGTGTTCAACGAGGGCATGAAGAATCACTCGGTGATCATCACCAAGAAGCTGCTCGAGTTCTACACGGGCTTCGAGGGCGTCGGCACCCTGGTGGACGTCGGCGGCGGCATCGGCGCCACCCTGCACGCCATCACCTCCCACCACCCGCAGATCAGGGGCGTCAACTTCGACCTGCCCCACGTGATCTCGGAGGCGCCGCCGTTCCCCGGCGTGCAGCACGTCGGCGGGGACATGTTCAAGGCCGTGCCCGCCGGCGACGCCATCCTCATGAAGTGGATCCTCCACGACTGGAGCGACGCCCACTGCGCGGCCATCCTCAAGAACTGCTACGATGCGCTTCCCGCCGGCGGCAAGGTGATCATCGTCGAGTGCATCCTGCCGGTGAACCCGGAGGCGACCCCCAAGGCGCAGGGCGTGTTCCACGTCGACATGATCATGCTCGCGCACAACCCCGGCGGCAAGGAGCGGTACGAGAGGGAATTCGAGGAGCTCGCCAAGGGCGCCGGGTTCACCGGGTTCAAGGCCACCTACATCTACGCCAACGCCTGGGCCATCGAGTTCACCAAGTAG